From Aquificaceae bacterium, a single genomic window includes:
- a CDS encoding YdcF family protein — MSFFLKKLLSFLLLPPAIFILMFFLIAMISKRKSVNFIAIFGALSLYLLSVEPVKDMLYRPLEKAYPVPESLRVDALVVLGGGAYNTGILKEDSMKRLLTGFILHKKYGLPLILSGGASIGKLPEAEVMRQVLEELGVDKNSIITEVRSRDTFENARYVKEICKRRGFERVALITSAYHMPRAVETFKRSGLEVVPYPTDFKQDKTYNLYSFIPRMSVLNDSYKALREHLGGLAYSVFY; from the coding sequence ATGAGCTTTTTTCTGAAAAAGCTCCTGAGCTTTCTTCTTCTTCCACCTGCCATATTTATTCTCATGTTCTTTCTTATAGCCATGATTTCAAAGAGGAAATCTGTGAATTTCATAGCAATCTTCGGTGCTCTGAGTCTGTATTTGCTATCGGTAGAGCCTGTAAAAGATATGCTTTACAGACCTCTGGAGAAAGCCTACCCTGTTCCGGAGAGTCTGAGGGTTGATGCACTGGTAGTTCTTGGTGGCGGAGCCTATAACACGGGGATTCTCAAGGAGGACTCCATGAAAAGGCTTCTAACTGGCTTTATACTTCACAAAAAATATGGGCTCCCTCTCATACTCTCAGGTGGTGCAAGCATAGGAAAGCTCCCTGAGGCGGAGGTCATGAGACAGGTTCTTGAGGAGCTGGGAGTGGACAAAAACAGCATAATCACAGAAGTCAGAAGCAGGGATACCTTTGAAAATGCGAGGTATGTGAAGGAAATATGCAAGAGGAGAGGTTTTGAAAGAGTTGCCCTCATAACATCCGCATATCACATGCCGAGGGCTGTTGAAACTTTTAAAAGGTCAGGTCTGGAGGTTGTGCCCTACCCTACAGATTTCAAGCAAGATAAAACTTATAATCTTTACAGCTTCATCCCTCGCATGAGTGTTCTCAATGACAGCTACAAGGCTCTCAGGGAACACTTAGGCGGTCTGGCTTACAGCGTGTTTTATTAG
- a CDS encoding biopolymer transporter ExbD, with amino-acid sequence MRRRRLSYDERAYIDVVPLVDTLLAVFLFLAVIAFQSPVTFLAVKLPFAKEGEKLSLEVFRVQVLRDGRYQVGGRDMSLKDIERDIQEKKPKTLVVEADEDVPHKFVVALMDVGKGAGVENVLIGVRTGR; translated from the coding sequence ATGAGAAGAAGAAGGCTGAGCTACGACGAAAGGGCATACATAGATGTTGTCCCTCTTGTGGACACGCTTCTTGCGGTCTTTCTATTTCTTGCAGTCATTGCCTTTCAGTCGCCCGTGACCTTTCTTGCAGTAAAGCTTCCCTTTGCAAAGGAGGGTGAAAAGCTGAGCCTTGAGGTTTTCAGGGTTCAGGTGCTCAGGGATGGCAGGTATCAGGTAGGTGGGAGGGATATGAGCCTGAAAGATATAGAAAGGGATATTCAGGAAAAGAAGCCAAAGACCCTTGTGGTGGAGGCTGATGAGGATGTGCCACACAAGTTTGTGGTTGCCCTCATGGATGTGGGTAAAGGTGCTGGCGTGGAAAATGTGCTCATAGGTGTCCGGACAGGGAGATGA
- a CDS encoding bifunctional oligoribonuclease/PAP phosphatase NrnA has translation MMKQSIPLIELLKEEEGPILIASHENPDADTLGSALALYMFLRKKGKRVVVGCKDRVPHFLDFLPGAEEVVRLPVNEVFSLAIVVDASGFYRVNAEVKTFKRVRIDHHVGGEFYGEYDYIDPDAPSTTALIYRLICEWDRSAIDRDMAENLYAGLATDTGFFKYSNTDAETFQLAKELVELGAQPHWTFVNFAERESLNKMKLISKVLETMSLHEDGLVAGITIFDRFFRETGCEYPDSEGLVNYPRSLEGVEVAYAIIEKPEEGVWKVSLRSKGRADVAKIAEALGGGGHKYASGCKIQAGGYQEALEKLLKAVREGLERDGLIKHAVSQTA, from the coding sequence ATGATGAAGCAAAGCATACCTCTCATAGAGCTTTTAAAGGAAGAAGAGGGTCCAATCCTAATCGCAAGCCATGAAAATCCCGATGCGGATACTCTTGGCAGTGCTCTTGCTCTTTACATGTTTCTCAGGAAAAAGGGCAAAAGGGTTGTGGTAGGATGCAAGGATAGGGTGCCCCACTTCCTTGACTTTCTACCGGGTGCTGAGGAGGTGGTCAGGTTGCCGGTTAATGAGGTATTCAGTCTTGCTATAGTGGTGGATGCCAGCGGTTTCTACAGGGTTAACGCAGAAGTGAAGACTTTCAAAAGGGTAAGGATAGACCATCACGTGGGTGGAGAGTTCTATGGAGAGTATGATTACATAGACCCCGACGCACCATCCACCACAGCACTTATATACAGGTTAATCTGTGAATGGGACAGGTCTGCCATAGACAGAGATATGGCGGAAAACCTCTATGCCGGACTTGCAACAGATACTGGCTTTTTTAAATATTCCAACACAGACGCAGAAACCTTCCAGCTGGCTAAGGAGCTGGTGGAGCTGGGGGCTCAGCCCCACTGGACCTTTGTGAACTTTGCAGAAAGAGAAAGCTTAAACAAAATGAAACTTATATCAAAGGTGCTTGAAACTATGTCTCTTCACGAAGATGGGCTCGTGGCAGGCATAACCATCTTTGACAGGTTTTTCAGAGAAACGGGCTGTGAATACCCGGACAGTGAAGGGCTTGTAAACTATCCTAGGTCTCTGGAAGGGGTTGAAGTAGCCTACGCTATTATAGAAAAACCAGAGGAGGGCGTGTGGAAGGTGTCTCTCAGGTCAAAGGGTAGGGCAGATGTAGCAAAGATTGCGGAAGCCCTGGGCGGTGGAGGGCACAAATACGCCTCTGGATGCAAGATTCAGGCAGGTGGTTATCAGGAAGCTCTTGAGAAACTCCTGAAGGCTGTGAGAGAAGGCCTTGAGAGAGACGGTCTAATAAAACACGCTGTAAGCCAGACCGCCTAA
- a CDS encoding MotA/TolQ/ExbB proton channel family protein, whose protein sequence is MEGLFELLQKGGLAMYPLLFLSVLSWAVIVERIFHLRASNYISRTVRDLKPLIASGDIEGAIKLLSTDSSHTAGMLKEMLQNYREGKAGREDMIKSLDLELSLLVPKLEKNLPLLSTVASVAPLIGLFGTITGLIKVFSAFATANPEQAMVLLSKGISEALVAAATGLAVAIPALIAYWLFRIWGNSILNRIESEVFEVLRILR, encoded by the coding sequence ATGGAAGGACTTTTTGAGCTATTGCAGAAAGGCGGACTTGCCATGTATCCTTTGCTATTTCTTTCAGTGCTTTCCTGGGCTGTGATAGTGGAACGCATATTTCATCTCCGTGCCTCCAACTACATAAGCAGGACTGTAAGGGACCTGAAGCCTCTTATCGCAAGTGGGGACATAGAGGGGGCCATAAAACTGCTTTCCACTGACAGCTCCCATACCGCAGGCATGCTCAAAGAAATGCTGCAGAATTACAGAGAAGGCAAGGCTGGCAGGGAGGATATGATAAAAAGCCTTGACCTTGAGCTCTCACTGCTCGTGCCAAAGCTGGAGAAGAATCTTCCTCTGCTGTCCACCGTGGCAAGCGTTGCCCCCCTGATAGGTCTGTTTGGGACCATTACTGGACTCATAAAGGTTTTTTCAGCCTTTGCCACGGCAAACCCCGAGCAGGCAATGGTTTTGCTTTCAAAGGGTATAAGTGAGGCTCTTGTGGCTGCGGCGACAGGGCTTGCGGTTGCCATACCCGCATTGATTGCCTACTGGCTCTTCAGGATATGGGGCAACAGCATCCTTAACAGGATTGAGTCTGAAGTCTTTGAGGTTTTGAGGATACTCAGATGA